A single window of Liolophura sinensis isolate JHLJ2023 chromosome 6, CUHK_Ljap_v2, whole genome shotgun sequence DNA harbors:
- the LOC135469230 gene encoding ras-related protein Rab-4B — MSETYDFLFKFLVIGSAGTGKSCILHQFIESKFKQDSNHTIGVEFGSKVVNVGGKSVKLQIWDTAGQERFRSVTRSYYRGAAGALLVYDITSRDTYNALTNWLADARTLASPNIVIILVGNKKDLEAEREVTFLEASRFAQENELMFLETSALTGENVEETFLKCARSILTKIESGELDPERIGSGIQYGDASLRRLQRNQTTTRRPDCAC, encoded by the exons ATGTCAGAAACTTACG ATTTTTTGTTCAAGTTTTTGGTCATTGGAAGTGCAGGCACTGGAAAATCTTGTATTCTTCATCAGTTTATTGAGAGCAAAT TCAAGCAGGATTCCAATCACACAATTGGTGTAGAGTTTGGCAGCAAAGTTGTAAATGTGGGAGGTAAATCTGTGAAGCTTCAGATATGGGACACGGCAGGGCAGGAGCGCTTCAG GTCAGTAACTAGAAGCTATTATCGTGGAGCTGCTGGTGCTCTGCTGGTCTATGACATTACAAG CCGTGACACGTACAATGCATTGACTAACTGGTTGGCTGACGCCCGCACCTTAGCCAGTCCAAACATCGTCATCATACTGGTGGGAAACAAGAAAGATTTGGAGGCAGAAAGAGAAGTAACTTTTCTGGAAGCCAGTCGCTTTGCTCAGGAAAATG AGTTGATGTTCCTGGAGACAAGTGCCCTCACGGGAGAAAATGTAGAGGagacatttttgaaatgtgCACGATCAATTCTCACAAAAATAGAATCAG GTGAATTGGACCCTGAGCGTATTGGCTCAGGTATACAGTATGGGGACGCATCTCTCAGACGCCTGCAGCGGAATCAGACCACAACTCGCCGCCCAGACTGCGCATGCTGA
- the LOC135469130 gene encoding uncharacterized protein LOC135469130: MERQDDANGDQESCPTNENLSTGVVSVHNSGASARSVTDRNLLSRSLSFKLRHRPSRQCSKTLPLEGSPENLFRQWSGTMTFPKAKHSEEETLPSIKSTTISCPLPNRSPSSRPQTAIDWDAISDVVANDATCHKAAMDAVQYKNVGGIFVHTDKYAAGRFTKHFNHSPPPSEETLIITPDGASHRADYAVKRTRHVAWGLKTDMDTPGKDGQNRKVGFVTPASHTVRGESNCLTKPRFISSKNKVDHINVSWKMSQADGLKGSAKHERRPGRLCKSVLPVTIGVDYRGTSVSKTKWLVPTLPTHDPSQVWFKCLNFVKQRKTMW, from the coding sequence ATGGAGAGGCAGGATGATGCAAATGGGGACCAAGAAAGTTGCCCGACAAACGAGAATCTTTCCACAGGGGTTGTCTCAGTTCATAATTCAGGTGCCAGCGCGAGATCAGTAACAGACAGGAACCTGCTTTCCCGAAGTCTCTCCTTCAAACTGAGACATCGGCCTTCGCGACAATGCTCTAAAACACTACCGCTAGAAGGATCACCTGAGAACTTGTTCAGACAATGGTCAGGGACAATGACCTTTCCAAAAGCAAAACACTCCGAAGAGGAAACACTTCCCTCAATCAAGTCAACAACTATTTCTTGTCCATTGCCTAACCGGTCACCTTCTAGTCGACCCCAAACAGCTATTGACTGGGACGCCATTAGTGATGTGGTTGCCAATGACGCCACGTGTCACAAGGCTGCTATGGACGCGGTGCAGTATAAGAATGTGGGTGGAATCTTTGTACACACTGATAAATACGCGGCAGGGCGATTCACCAAACATTTCAACCATTCCCCACCTCCTTCAGAAGAGACTTTGATAATAACGCCTGATGGTGCGAGCCATCGGGCCGACTACGCGGTCAAGAGAACTCGTCACGTGGCTTGGGGGTTAAAGACTGACATGGATACGCCTGGAAAAGATGGACAAAATCGGAAAGTTGGTTTTGTAACGCCAGCCAGTCATACCGTAAGGGGCGAGAGCAATTGTCTAACTAAACCACGTTTCATATCGAGTAAAAACAAAGTCGATCATATCAACGTAAGCTGGAAAATGTCCCAAGCAGACGGATTGAAAGGGAGTGCGAAACATGAGCGGCGTCCGGGTCGCTTGTGTAAAAGCGTTCTTCCGGTGACGATAGGTGTGGACTACAGGGGGACATCTGTGTCCAAAACCAAGTGGCTTGTACCCACTCTACCAACACACGATCCTTCCCAAGTTTGGTTTAAGTGTTTGAATTTCGTCAAACAGCGAAAGACTATGTGGTGA